Within Eggerthella sp. YY7918, the genomic segment ACTGCGGGCATTAACATCATGCCTGCGTCGGGAACCACCTGGTCGATCGGTTGATAGTAGGGCGAGCTGAACACCCAGGGGAACAGTGACTCGAAGGTGGCCGCTTCCAACAGTGTGCCACAGATCGCGCCCAGCACCGCCACCACGGCCAGTTGAACCAGTACGACAGTGCATACCAATCGGGGACTTACGTTCGCCAGCTGCCACAGGGCATAGGAGCGTCGCTGGGCTGATACGGTCAGGTTCGCCGCCGATGTGAGTACCGCCACTGCCGCAACCGACGAGAACAGAAGTACCGCAAACGCGAGGGTCTCGATGTTGGGGTATGTAGCTGAGGTTGCTACGATTGATGCTGCCCAGCCACCAATGTAGCCACAGGTCATCGCGATAGCGAAGGCGCCGATCCAGGTGGTAGCGTGGTCGCGCAAATCGGAAAAGATCAGGCGAATCATTTTTCCACCTCCAACGCCGCGAGTATCTGAGCTGCGGTCGAGTGGCCCATTTCGCGCACGATCTGTCCGTCGCGCAGCACAAGGATGCGATCAGCTAACGAGGCGGCTTCCAAATCGTGAGTAACCAGCACCACGGAACGCCCAGGATCGTTGCCGATGCTTCGCAACATGCGCAACACCTCGCGTCCATTTTGAGAATCAAGCGCGCCGGTGGGTTCGTCGGCGAACACTACGTCAGCGCCGCCGGCAAGCGCTCGCGCGATAGCCACGCGCTGTTGCTCGCCGCCCGACATATCGGCGGGGCGGCTCTTCTCGCGTCCGCCTAGGCCGACGCTTTCCAGCACCGCATGTGTCTGATCGGCGTTGAGGGGATGGCCTGCTAGTCGGGCGGGAAGCGTTACGTTATCGCCAGCGGAGAGTGAGGGAATGAGGTTGTACGACTGAAAGATGAAGCCCACATGGTCGCGGCGGATGTTTGCGACAGCTGCTCGCTTCACATGCACCACCTGTTTTCCCATCACCTCGATGGAGCCTGCGTCAGCCGCCTCCAATCCAGACAGACAGTACAAGAGTGTTGACTTGCCCGAACCGCTTGGGCCCACAATGCTTACCATCTCCCCGGATGCGATATTCAAGCTCACGCCTTTCAGAACGTCGACTGTTCGGCGCTTTCGTCCTCGTTCGGTGCTGAATGTCTTTCTGATTTCGCGCGCAACTATCGTAGAGCTCATACGCCCTCCTCAAACGAAGTACTTATAGAGTTGTGGTGCTTACCTGCGTGGGAATATCAGCGGAACTACCCGCTTTTTCGCATGGAACGAAAGGCACGAATGGCTACGCAGATGAGGCCGCCGGCTGGCCATGCGAGCCAAAACATGCGCTGAGCCGCTGTTATCGGTATGAACAACAGCACCAGGCCGACCACCGTCGCTACGCTCATGACCAGGACGTATACTCCGCGTTCGCTCTTGATTCGCCGGGCGTGCGTTTGTAGCGCTTCATCATCTAGGGCATCGATGTCGGCATCGTCCATGCGGTAAAGCGAGCCGCGGTTGTAACGATCGAGGTTGCAGCGCCGTCCCATAAGCCATCCCCGTATGATGAAAAACGCCCCTAAAGCGGCACAGGTCAAAAATGCTGCGCTTGCGAACCACACGTTGGTCTGAAGCACGATGGTTGAGGCAAGGCCAATCATGATCAGGCTTGCCCCCGCAACAAGGCTTGTCGAAAGGGTGGTGCACGCCTGGGCTTTTTGGTCGGTCGTGTAGAAATCGTCCACGAAGGGATGCGCCGCGCGAAACGTCCGATGCTCAAGTACCGCAGGTACGACGAGGGCAAGCCCCACGGCCGCTCCAACGAACACGAGCGCCATTGTGTAGCTGGCCACGTTGATGCCGACCGCAAGCAGTGCGCCTGACAGAAATAGCGCGACGGCACATCCCGCTATCATCACAGCTGCGCCCAGCGAGAGCTTCCATGCGAAGGTACGTATCTCCTGGTCGTATCCCGTTACATCCTGTAGCACTTTCATGCTGGGCATGCTGGCGGCTTCGTCGACGGGGCGCGCGGTCAGGTCGCCCGATACGAGTTCGTCGAGCGTACATCCGAAGAGGCTACACAGCTTCAGCAGCTTGTCCATTTCCGGATACGCGCGTTCGGCTTCCCATTTGGAAACGGACTGACGGCTCACGCCCAGCAGCATGGCAAGCTGTTCTTGTGTCATGTTGCGTGTTGCACGCAGGTGCTGCAGGTTGTCGCGAAAGCTCATGAGGTGCCCTTCCGTTGGAACTGCTGGCGCTTGGTTAGCCAGTGATTCTATAGTGCCAGGGCTGATCGTCTCGCTCAACCAACTTGCGGCTTCTTTTTGGGAAAAGCATTCGACAACCGTTGGTATCCCTTCGCAGGTCAGCACCTACGCAACTGCGGTTGCTTTCCTTTCCCGCCGTCACGGATGAATTTGGGATGTGTCGCGCGCGGGTACCTGCACGGACACACGGGGGCGGGCAGATTCACTCCACGCGAAGCATACGATAGCCTACGCCGACGTGAGTTTGGATGTAGACGGGGTTCGACGGATCGGGTTCGATCTTCTTGCGCAGGGTGGCCATGAACACACGCAGAGACGAGCGGTCGGAGGCCAGCGCGCTACCCCACACCTCTTTGAGCAGGTAGTTGTGCGTGAGCACTTTGCCGGTGTTGCGGGCGAGCAGGCAGAGCAGTTTGTACTCCGAGGGTGTGAGGTGTACCTCTTCGTCGTCACGCGTCACGCAGGCGGACGCGTAGTCGATGCGCAGCGCGCCGTTTTCGTAGACGACCTCCTCGGGACCGCCCTGCAGCGCACGTTCGCGTTCGAGGCGACGCAGGGCAACGCGCAGGCGTGCGAGCAGCTCTTCCACGGAGAACGGTTTCACCAGGTAGTCGTCGGCGCCAGCATCGAGCGCAGCCACTTTGTCGGCGTCTTCCAGGCGCGCCGAGAGCACGATAACGGGCAGCGAGGACCACTCGCGCAGCGTGCGGATAACGTCCACGCCGTCGCCATCGGGCAGCCCGAGGTCCAAAATGGCCAGGTCGGGCGGCTGCGACGACAGTTCGAGCAGTGCCTGGGCGACCGTTTTGGCCTCGCGCACCGCGTAGCCGTGCACATCGAGCGTGGTGACAACCAGACGGCGCACGGCCGTGTCGTCCTCCACCACAAGTATCCGGTATCCGTCAGCCACGTCGTTCCTCCCGCTGTTGCTCGCTCACCACATCATCTGCGTTCACTGCCGGCAACGAGAACGAAAACTCGCAGCCGTGTGGCTGCACGTTGCGTACCTCAAGCGTGCCACCATGCACCTCCACAATGGAGCGGCACAGCGGAAGCCCCAGGCCCATGCCGCGCTTGAAGTCACCGCTCTTGCCGCTTGGCCTGCCGGTCGATCCATTGTAGAACAGGTCAAAGAGGTGCGCTCGGTCCTCAGCGGAAATGCCGGGGCCTTCGTCGGTAACCGCAATACGCACACGCGGCGCATCCTGCTCATTTACGGTGCTTGCCTTCACAACCACGCTCCCTTCGACGGGTGAGTAAGTCAGCGCGTTGTTCACCAAATTCACGATCACCTGGATGATAAGGCGCGCATCCATGTCGGCCATGAGGAGCTCGTCGGTCACTTCGGCACGCACGCGCCCTTCGCTCGCGCGGCGGTCGATGTGCCCGAGTGCCTCACGTACCACCTCGCCTACCACCTCGGGTTGGCGGTCGATCTCCATCGTGCCATTTTCGATGCGCGTGATGGACAACAGGTTCTCCACGAGCGCGATGAGCCACTGGGCATCGTCGTGGATGTCGCGATAGAGACGCTCACGTTGAGCGCGCTCCATGCCGTCGCCGTCGAGCAGAAGCATATCTGCGTCGCCGGAGATGCTGGTGAGTGGCGTGCGCAGGTCGTGCGAAATGGTGCGCAGCAGATTTGAGCGCAGCGTTTCCTTCTCCACGCGCACCTCCATGGCGCGGCGATCTTCGGTGGACACGAGCTGTTCGGCCGCTTGCCCGCATTCGTTCACAATCATGAGCACGAGATTTTTCTCGAATGCGCCGAAGTCATCATCGTCGTCCATTTCATCCATCACGATGCCCACGACGCCGTAGACAACATTCTTGGCGCTGACAGGAAGGTAGAGGCAGCGCGCGTCAGCAAGCGTGTCGGTGGTGGACCCGGCGCGCTCGTTGTTCGCGGCCGCCCACGCCGCCACGGCCGCTTCGGAAGGCGACACGAGCTCTGCCTCCGACGCGTCTGCGCCCTTTGTGCCGGGCACGTTGCGGATGTCTCCTTCTCCAAGACGTCCGTCGGAGTGTAGACGGTAGGTGACCACAGGACGGTTCAGTAGTTTTACTATCTGATCGGCAGCAAGGCGCAAGCAGACATTCAAGTCGTCAGCCGACTGGATGGCACGGCTCGATTCCAGCAGCACCTCCATGCGGTACGCGCGACGAGCACTGCTCTCGGTCTGACTTTTCATGCGCACGGCGAGCGACGTTGCCAAAAGCGTGCCCAGCAGCAGAAAAACGAACACGAACGAGGAGTTCAAACCGTACGCGTGTAGTGTAAAGCGCGGCGCGGTGAAGAAGAAGTTGTAGGCAAGCATGCTGCCGAGCGACGCGAGAACCGCGAAGAAAAACCCGTCGGCGCGCGTGGCGAACAAGAGCGCCACCAGCAGGTAGAGCATAAGCACGATTGAGCCCGCCATGCCCATTCCGTAGATGGCCAAGCCGAGGAGTGTGGCAATGGCCACTGATGCTACTGCCTTCCATGCATCCCCCGCCGTAATGCGGAAGCCTCGTTCCTCGCGCAAGCGGCCGAATTGCGCGGGGAGGTCCTGTACCGGCACCACATCCACCACGGCAGCGTGTGCGAGCCTGGTGAGGCGGTTGACCAGGCCCTCTCGTGCCAGTATTCCGCCGCGCAGCCCTGTGGTGTTGCCCACAACGATGTGCGTGACGCCTGCAGCCTGGGCGTAGAGGGCTATCTGACGGGCGATGTCGTCGCCGTGCAGGGTGACAATGCGCGCGCCCAGCTCCTCCGCCACGCCAACATTCGTCCGCAGCGCTTCACGACGAGCGGCATCCAGCTTATGGCTGCGCGACGTCTCCATCACGACTGCCGTGAACGTGCCTCGATAGGCCTCGGCCATGTTGGCCGCCGCACGGATGGCCTTCACGTTTCCGGGGTCTTCGGTCACGTATACGAGCACGTCCTCGCCTGCCTCGACGCGCTGTCCCTCTTGGGCGCGCTCTGCCTTGCGGGAAAGACGCTCGGCCATGCGGCGCAGGGCTATCTCGCGCAACGCTGTGAGGTTCTTCTGCGAGAAAAAGTTTGCGAGGGCGGTTCCAGCGCGGTCGGGTGAATAGACTTTTCCGGCCTCGAGGCGCTCTATGAGGTCGTCGGGTTCGATGTCTACCAGCTCCACCGATGCCGCCTCGTCGAACACGCGATCGGGGATGCGTTCGCTCACGGTAACATGCGTGATCCCGGCGATCTTGTCGTTAAGGCCCTCGAGATGTTGCACGTTTACGGTGGTGAACACGTTGATGCCGGCGCGCAGTAACTCCTCGACATCCTGGTAGCGCTTGCGGTGGCGGCAACCCGGTGCATTGGTATGGGCCAGTTCATCTACGAGCACAATTTGCGGATGGCGCGCGAGTACCGCGTCGAGGTCGAACTCCTTGAGGGTGATGGTGCGATGGCGTACTTCGTGCGGAGGTATTTGTTCGAGCCCCTCCACCAGCGCCATCGTATCGGCGCGGGTGTGGGGTTCTACGTAGCCCACCACCACGTCGAACCCCTTTGCCAGTACAGCATGCGCCTCTTCAAGCATGGCGTACGTCTTACCCACGCCGGCCGCATAACCGAAAAATATTTTGAGCTTGCCGCGTGTGTCGCCTTCCGCCGCCTCCGCCTCGGCGATCTGCCGAAGAATGGCGTCGGGGTCGCGCCGCAAGGCGTAATCGAATGTCGAATCAGCCATGGCTGCCCTTTCCCGTCTCGCTACAGGATACCATCGAGCATGAGGTTCACTTTGAGCACGTTTACACGCGCCTGTCCGAGGACGCCGAACTGCGGCTGTTCGGTGCAGGCTTCGATGATGGCGCGGATGTCGGAAGCACTTCTGCCGGTAGTGCGGGCCAGGCGATCCACCTGATACTCGGCGGCGGCCGGCGAGATGTGCGGGTCGAGGCCGCTGCCGGAACAGGTGACGAGATCGCTCGGGATGGGGTGGTCGCCCTGCTCGGGGTGCGCGGCACGGATTGTTTGGACGCGCTCGGATACGAGCTGGCTGAATTCGTCACTTGCGGGGCTGAGGTTGGAGGGGCCGTACCACATGAGCGGGTTGCCCGCGGCGTCGGTGAACGCGTGCGTGTTTGCGTTTGCGGGGCGACCCCACAGGTGAGTGTCACTGGAAAACTGCTGGCCAACCAGAGTGCTGCCGTACTTCGTGCCGTCGACTTCGATGATTGATCCGTTCGTCTGCCAAGGGAACAAGAGCTGTGTGATGCCGGTGACGGCAGCGGTGTAGAGCACGCCACAGAGAAGGGTAGCAGCGAGGAAAAAGAGCGCCGCAGTAACCCAGGTTTTTGCATTGGTCATGAGAATTACCCTTTCTTCTTCGGCTGGGACTATGCCACGCCGAGCGCGGTCAGGCCTAAGTCGAGCAGCTTAATGGCTACGAACGGCAACACCATGCCGCCGATGCCGTACACGGTCAGATTACGTGTGAGCAGGCTTTGTGCGGTGCCTTCGCGGTATTTCACGCCGCGCAGGGCCAGCGGTATGAGCGCCACAATGATGAGCGCGTTGTAGATGATGGCCGCAAGGATGGCTGACGCAGGGCTGGCAAGGTGCATGATGTTGAGCGCCTGGAGCTGTGGATACAGCGGCACGAACAGCGCGGGGATGATGGCGAAGTATTTCGCCAGGTCGTTCGCGATGGAAAACGTTGTGAGGCTGCCGCGCGTCATGAGCAGTTGCTTGCCAATGCGCACGATGTCAATGAGTTTCGTGGGGCTTGAATCGAGGTCCACCATGTTGCCGGCTTCCTTCGCCGCTTGGGTGCCGCTGTTCATGGCCACGGCTACGTCGGCCTGCGCGAGGGCGGGCGCGTCGTTCGTGCCGTCGCCAGTCATGGCCACCATGTGGCCCTCGGCCTGGTACTGGCGGATGGCGGCCAGCTTTGATTCGGGCGTGGCCTCGGCAATGAAGTCGTCCACGCCGGCTTCGGCGGCGATGGCGGCGGCGGTCATCGGGTTATCGCCGGTAATCATGACGGTTTTGATGCCCATGGTGCGCAGGTCGGAGAAGTTTTCTTTGATGCCCTGCTTCACGATGTCCTTCAGATAGATGACGCCGAGCACGCGATGGTCGCGCGCCACCAGTAGGGGCGTGCCGCCTGCGCGCGAGATTTCTTCTACGGTGCGAGCGCACTCGGCGCTGTACGTACCGCCGGTTGTCTCTACGTACGCACGCACCGCGTCGGCCGCACCTTTGCGAATCTCGTGTCCCCCGAAGTCCACGCCGCTCATGCGCGTTTGGGCGGTGAACGGGATGGACGTCATACCAGATCCCTCAAGCGAACGGGCACGGATGTTGAAGCGCTCCTTCGCCAACACGACGATGCTGCGGCCTTCGGGTGTTTCGTCGGTGAGGCTGGCCAGCTGTGCGGCATCGGCCGCCTCGCGCTCGGTGGCGCCGTCCACTGGGATAAACGCGGCCGCCTGACGGTTACCGAGCGTGATGGTGCCCGTCTTGTCGAGCAAGAGCACGTCCACATCACCCGCCGCTTCCACGGCGCGCCCGCTCATGGCCAGCACGTTCGCCTGATTGAGGCGGCTCATGCCAGCGATGCCGATGGCCGACAGCAGGGCACCGATGGTGGTGGGCGCCAGACACACGAACAGTGCGATGAGCGAGGTGAGCGTGGTGGGATTCGGCGTTTCCTGTTGCTCGGCCGTGAACAGGCTAAACGGAAACAGCGCCACCGCCACCATGAGAAATACTATGGTGAGCGCCACCAGCAGAATCTCAAGCGCCAGTTCGTTCGGCGTCTTTTTGCGCGCAGCCGACTCCACCATGGCAATCATCTGGTCGAGGAAGCTGTGGCCCGCGTCGGCCGTCACCTCCACCACCAGCCAGTCGGAGAGCACCGTGGTACCGCCGGTGACAGAGGAGCGGTCGCCGCCCGATTCGCGGATGACCGGGGCCGATTCGCCCGTGATGGCGCTCTCGTCCACCGATGCCGCACCCATAACAATTTCGCCGTCAGCGGGAATCTGATCACCCGCGGCTACGAAGAACAGATCCTTTTTCTTAAGTGTGGCCGAACCCACCTCCTCGGCGTTCAGATGGAAGAACTTAGCCGGATCTTCGACGTGCATGCCTTTCGCTACCTGGCCTTGGTTGATCTTATGCGCATCCACGTCGCGCTTGGCGGCGCGCAGCGCGTCGGCCTGCGCCTTGCCACGACCTTCGGCCAGCGCCTCGGCGAAGTTGGAGAACAACACCGTGAGCCACAGCACTACCGAGATGGCCAGAACAAATGCCGGTTGCGAGTCCGTCACGCCGAACAGCGCCAGCACAAACAGGATAAGCGTCAGCGTAGCCGACAAGTACACCATGAGCATGACGGGGTTTTTCGCCTGCTCACGCGGGTGGAGCTTCGTGAATGCGTCGCGTACGGCGCGTTTTGCGAGCGCGCTCATGCCGCGGTCGGCGCGGTTGGGGCGAGAGGCGTGCATGCCGGCTTCTTCTTCAAGAGTTAATGTTGTCATAATTTCATTCACCTTGCCTTACCCAAGCACCATCTGCAGGTGCTCGGCGACGGGACCAAGCGCGAGCGCGGGAAACATCGTGAGCGCGCCTACCAGCAGCACGATGACCAGCAGCAAAAATGCGAACATGGCATTGCTTGTAGACAGGGTGCCTGCGCTTGTGGCTACCTTTGTACGCTTCGCCAGGCTGCCGGCCAGAACGAGTGCAGCCGCCATCGGCATGAAGCGGTTCACCAGCATTTCCAGTCCCAGTACCACGTTAATGAGGGGCGTGTTTGCGTCGAGGCCCGCGAACGCAGAGCCGTTGTTGCCGCCCGCCGAGATGGCTGCGTATAGCACCTCAGAGAATCCGTGCGCACCCGTATTGGTGAGGGCATTCGCAGTGGCGGGGTCGAGGCATAGCACGGCCGTACCCACCAGAATGACGAGCGGCGTCGTGATGCACAGGATTACCGCCATGCGCATCTCCCTGGGGCCGATTTTCTTGCCGAGGTATTCCGGCGTGCGCCCCACCATGAGGCCGGCAATAAACACCGTGAGCAGGACAAATCCGATGAGCGAATACAAACCGCAGCCCACGCCGCCAAACACCACTTCGCCAAGCGCCATCAGAATCATGGGCACCATGCCGCCGAGCGGGGTGAGGCTGTCATGCATAGCGTTCACCGAGCCGTTCGACGCTGCCGTAGTGAACGCCGCCCACAGGGCTGAATCGGTCACGCCAAAGCGCGTTTCTTTGCCTTCCATGTTGCCGCCGGACTGGCCGGTCAGGCCCAGGTACACCGCGCCGTCTTGCGCAAGCTGCGGCGTGCCAGTCTGCTCGAAGTATGCGATGGCCACGAGGCCCACCAGCAGCAGGACGAACAGCGCTGCGAAGAGGGTACGTCCGTGCCGCCGGTCGTTAACAAAGCGACCGAAGCTGAATACGAGCGCCACGGGAATGAGGAGCAGCGACAGGCATTGGATGAGGTTGGTGAGCGGCGTAGGGTTCTCAAGCGGGCTTGCGGAGTTTACGCCGTTGTAGCCGCCACCGTTCGTGCCGAGCTGCTTAATGGCCACCTGGCTGGCCTGTGGGCCGAGCGGGATGATTTCCTGTGTGATGGTTTGCACGGCTGCGGGATCCTCGGCATCCACGATGGCGCCGTCGGCCGTGACGCCTACCGGTTCAAGCAGCTGCACCGTTTCGTACGGAGCGAGGTTCTGCGGCGAACCCTGTGCAACATCGACGATGGCAACCACCAGCGACAGCGGCAACAGCACAAACAACACCGCGCGCGTCGCGTCCTTCCAGAAGTTACCAAGGCCCGGCGTGTTTTCGGCCACGATACCGCGAAACAGTGCAAACAGCACCGCCATGCCCACCGCCGGCGTCACAAAGTTTTGCACCGTCAGGCCAAGAGCCTGCGAGAAGTAGCTGAGTGCGGCCTCGCCGCTGTACGCCTGCCAGTTCGTGTTCGTGACGAAGCTGATGGCGGTGTTGAGTGCGAGGTCCCAGCTGAGTCCAGGAAGCCCCTCCGGGTTGCCCGGCAGCACGCCCTGCAACATGAGAATAGCGAACAGTCCTGCGAGCGAAACCGCCGAAAATGCGAGTGCGCTCACGAGATACGTTTTCCATCCCATGTTTTCGTATTTGTCCACACGAATGCTCCGATAAATGAAATTCTCTACCGGAACGAGCACACGTGAGAGCACGGCAACCCGCTCTCCCGCCATCACGCGGTTGATATACCCCGACAGTGGAATGGCCAATGCCACGAGCAGCGCCAGGTAGATGCCGTATTCCAGCACTTCGCCCATCACCGCCCATCACCGCCTCGAAGCAACACTGTGAACAGATACAGCGCAACGAGCACGCTCAACCCGCCCACTATTGCGGTTACACTCTCCATCGTCCTTCCTTTCCTTGGTCTAAGTGGTACAGCCCAAGAATAGGAAGGCTCGCGTAAAGGCGGTGTTAAGGGGATATGCTGGACATTAAGATATGATTAAGAACTCGTGAGTCACTCGTTTCAAATGCCCAAAAGGCGTTCTAAAAAAACGCACCCGCCATTCGACGGGTGCGTCAGAGAATCCAAGGCCCAGGAGGGGGAGGGAGAGGCCTTGGGGTTAGGAGGAGGCTTTAGGCTTCCAGGCCTTCGATGTGCAGGACGGCATGACGACCGAAGGTCATCTGACGGCCCAGGCAGTTACCTACCAGATATACGGGGTAGTTACCCGAGTAGTAGCTGCCCGAGCACGTGCCCACGGCATACAGACCTTCGATGGGCTGCGCGTTCTCGTCGAGCACCTGAGTGTCTGCATTGATGTTCAGACCGTCAAGGGTGGTCAAAAGCGAGCCGCCAAACCAGGTGCCATAGAAGGGCGCGGTGCGAATTGCGGAAAGGCGATAGGGCTCCTTGCCCATGTCTTCGTCCACGCCGGCATCGTACAGCTCGTTGTAGCGCTCGATGCTTGCCAAGAAGGCAGCTTTAGCGTCGCCCTCGTATCCCAGCTTGTCGGCCAGTTCGTCAAGAGTGTCGGCCTTCATCATAATGCCCTTGCTGATGTACTTCTCGTCGTACGCTTCATCGACGGTCTTGTCCTTGAGCTGCATCTTCCAGGTCATGGCCGAGCAACCCTGCGTCTGGAAACGTTGCACGTCTTCGGGTGCATTCGCATCCATGATCTGACACCATACGCCGCCCGGATGATTGCTGGCTGCATGGCAGATGCTGTCGTAGTTGCAGCTTTCGTTGGTGATGCGCACGCCGTTGCGGTCAAGCTTCAAAAACGGCTGGCTACCAAGGTTGAACTGTCCCGAAGCGGGGAACTGGGCATCTTCACCCTCGCCGACATACCCGGCATCCACGCCGGGCTCAACGGAACCGCGGTCAAAGATCATCGCAGCAGGGGTCTTGTCCATAGCGGCGCCCGCCCACAGCGCAGCTTTGATGCCCATACCGGTGTTGTTCTGGTTGTAGTTCAGGTTGGTTACGCAGGCGGGAATAATGGGGTTGAGCGCCTTGACCATGTCGGGGTTCGCCGGATAGCCGCCCGTGGCCAGAATGACGCCCTTCTTGGCGTTGATCTGCACATACCCATCTTCCGTCTGGAAGAAGGCGCCGGTGACCGGGCCGTTTTCCTCGCGAATGAGCTTTGCGAGATCGTGGCTGAACAGCACCTCGTGGCCCGCTTTGCCGATAATGTCGATCATCACTTTGATGTGGTCAATATTCTTGCCGTCGGCACCCTTGAAGGTGTGGCACTCGGGCGGAATGTAGTAAAGTGTGCCGCCTGCGCGCCCATCGCCGCCGTTTTCCACGGTAACGGTCACGTCGCACGCACCCAAGTTTTCCTCATAAATGCCCTGCAGCCACTCGGTCATCTTTCCGCTCTCGCGCACCCAAGTCCGCGCCACGTTGGAGTCGTTCTTGAACGAGGCGTAGCGGTTGAGCTCATTGAGGATGCGACCTTCGTCGATGGTCTGGCCGGTCTGAGCCGTGAACTTCGAGTTGACCGCACCGACGTCGAAGTGCGAAGCGGAAGGCTCCGAACCCTTGTCGGCCACGATGAAGTCGAGACCCAAATCGGAAGCCGTCAGCGCCGCCGTCATGCCGGACATACCCGCGCCTACGATAAGGATGTCGCACTCTTTCGTTTCTTTGATATCGCCCTCAGCGATTTCCGGTGCAGAGCCAAGCCAATCCTGCGTGCTTGTTGTCGAGGTGTCGCTCGCGGCTGTATCCTTCTTCTCGGCTGTTGCCTGCGGAGCGCAGCCTGCAAGCCCCATCGTGGCGAGCGCGCCCGTTGCGGCGGCACCCGTCAGAAAGCTGCGGCGCGAAATCCCCTTGCTTGTTGTAGCCATATGTTCCTCCCTTGATCGTGGAAACTACGCGTTTCAGCATAGGCTGCGCCTCGTACCCGAGCGCCCCCCTGAGCGGGGTATTCTTGCGGTCATCCCATGGAAAAATCCATCACCCACCGTGGGGTATTTCCCGATCAGAGGCATGTTGCGACTACGGAAGAGCTCCGTCTCTTGGTAGAATGATTGCGGGGAGAGGGAGGAAAGCAATGCTGCGTCAATGGTGGGACGACGGGGGCCGACTCGTGCTGCGGTGTGCATTGGCCATGTTCTTTATTTCGCTCACGGGGACGGTGCTTAACGCCGAGGTGTATTCGAGCATAGCGCCGTATTTTGGCATAGGTCGTGAAATATCTACGCTGTTTACTGCTCTGGTGTTTATCACCATTGGCTTTATAGCGCATAAGAAACCAAGCGTACTTGATGTTCGCTTGATCAGCATAGTCGTTATAGCCATTCTTTTAATGGCGGGTTTTTTGCTTACGCTTGCACTTGAGCTGAAGAACCCGCTCTTCGTGCTGGTAGGACTGTTTTGCCGGGCCATTGGAAGCGCATGGGGAATTACGGTGTTCTCTGTCGCACTGGCCGGTTTGCCCTCGGCGCGCTCGGTGCTCGCGGCGGTCGGTGTGGGCATGATCGCTTCCGATATTGTGTGGCACCTCATGCCAACGCATATGCCGCTTATGGCCGCTTCCTTCCTTGTTATGGTGTGCGCAGCCCTTCCTATTGTGCTTATGTATCGCCCGAGCGAGGCGGGGTTTCACACCATTCGGCAAAGTGCGACCGCGTCAAGCCTTGGCGTACCAGGCGTTGCCCAGTTTGCGTCGTTGCGAAGCCTTGTGCTGTGCATGTTGCTGTTCGGCATTGCGGCAGGTTATGCGCTTACCCTCAACGAGCAGGGCGATGCTCCTGTCGAAACGATCGTCGAGACCATTTTGTTTGCGGGCATTGTTGTGGTGTTGGTTGCAGGAGATGCGCATACCAAGCGCGAGGGGCG encodes:
- a CDS encoding helix-turn-helix transcriptional regulator, with the translated sequence MLRQWWDDGGRLVLRCALAMFFISLTGTVLNAEVYSSIAPYFGIGREISTLFTALVFITIGFIAHKKPSVLDVRLISIVVIAILLMAGFLLTLALELKNPLFVLVGLFCRAIGSAWGITVFSVALAGLPSARSVLAAVGVGMIASDIVWHLMPTHMPLMAASFLVMVCAALPIVLMYRPSEAGFHTIRQSATASSLGVPGVAQFASLRSLVLCMLLFGIAAGYALTLNEQGDAPVETIVETILFAGIVVVLVAGDAHTKREGREDLLFSLAVLLIIAGFLIAPLSFEPDAAVANVLLRLGRSCFDLIIWLVLTALGRRNIFLLLPVLGLARCMNSIGVDIGATAGRVTDMLLVQAPDSAGTVTALLVFAFIAFLWLGFRDFRFSRVINDVEIVNEPEISRIGDYLEHRCHTLGQERGLTEREVEILSLLAQGRDGKFIAERYVLSYNTVKTHIKHIYQKLDVHSRQELIDTVSVSKGEEG